Proteins encoded by one window of Deltaproteobacteria bacterium:
- a CDS encoding IS256 family transposase yields MTSIVPSERLRRELQDLVGGVSDEDDPIEAIGRLGARLILQQALEDELSEFLGRERYERRGEPVSHRNGYERVTVKTTAGPLELSRPRVRNASALGFASEIVGKGVARTHALEALVVCSFLRGLSVRDVEAALDEAFDGPIVSKSTVSRICQDTRARYRAWCGRRLDEHDLVYLFLDAVYLKLRPDDTPAEGVLVAWGVTLEGRKVLLGLQLGSRESYEDWLDFGRDLVARGMRSPALLVADGAPGLWKATRELWPGAFEQRCTVHALRNVTKKLPERLHRELKARYWRILDEAGSVAEARAGLLSLAADYRAAYPSAASVIERDVDALVCHLRFPHEHRKRIRSTNLLERTFVEVRRRTKVIGRFPGETSALSLVWAVLELSSRGWRGVLMTPRAVAEIERLRRGVAADETDEHSTEEVIAA; encoded by the coding sequence GCTGATCCTGCAACAGGCCCTCGAGGACGAGTTGAGCGAGTTCCTCGGCCGTGAGCGCTACGAGCGCCGCGGCGAGCCTGTCTCCCATCGCAACGGCTACGAGCGGGTGACGGTGAAGACGACCGCCGGCCCGCTCGAGCTCTCCCGTCCGCGCGTGCGCAACGCCTCGGCGCTCGGGTTTGCCAGCGAGATCGTCGGCAAGGGGGTGGCGCGCACGCACGCGCTCGAGGCGCTGGTTGTCTGCTCGTTTCTGCGCGGGCTGTCGGTGCGCGATGTCGAGGCGGCGCTCGACGAGGCCTTCGACGGGCCGATCGTGTCGAAGTCGACCGTCTCGCGGATCTGTCAGGACACGAGGGCGCGCTACCGCGCCTGGTGCGGCAGGCGTCTGGACGAGCACGACCTGGTGTACCTCTTCCTCGATGCCGTGTACCTGAAGCTCAGGCCCGACGACACGCCGGCCGAGGGCGTCTTGGTCGCCTGGGGCGTCACGCTCGAGGGTCGCAAGGTGTTGCTCGGCTTGCAGCTCGGCTCGCGCGAGAGCTACGAGGACTGGCTCGACTTCGGCCGCGATCTCGTCGCACGCGGGATGCGCTCGCCGGCGCTCCTCGTCGCCGACGGCGCGCCCGGCCTGTGGAAGGCGACGCGCGAGCTCTGGCCGGGCGCCTTCGAGCAGCGCTGCACCGTGCACGCGCTCAGAAACGTCACCAAGAAGCTGCCCGAGCGGCTGCATCGGGAGCTGAAGGCGCGCTACTGGCGGATCCTCGACGAGGCGGGCTCGGTCGCCGAGGCCAGAGCCGGTCTGCTCTCCCTCGCCGCCGACTACCGGGCCGCCTACCCCTCGGCGGCGTCCGTGATCGAGCGCGACGTCGACGCGCTCGTCTGCCATCTGCGCTTCCCGCACGAGCACCGCAAGCGGATCCGGAGCACGAACCTGCTCGAACGGACCTTTGTCGAGGTGCGGCGCAGGACGAAGGTGATCGGGCGCTTCCCCGGCGAGACCTCGGCGCTCTCGCTCGTCTGGGCCGTGCTCGAGCTCTCCTCGCGCGGCTGGCGCGGCGTCCTGATGACCCCGCGCGCGGTCGCCGAGATCGAACGGCTCCGGCGAGGAGTCGCGGCCGACGAGACAGACGAGCACTCGACCGAGGAGGTGATCGCAGCCTAG